One window of the Labilibaculum sp. genome contains the following:
- a CDS encoding DUF6261 family protein has translation MKINSNSSTKHCAEIGNKLISLFQKYSIKEDHYYTDILKKLLLITNELIDSINRGGVHNDRKEKDAIRDADVRAVFYEVMARCNRRPGENQKKALRIKKILDRFGIEITEYTYINESANINAMLVDLTAPELAEERASIPDLDKLLVNLQSSQSDFELSNLEFIENTVDRKKTKSATALAKDLRELINNELSVYLQSMAKAKPSQYKEFAGLLTTIIEDNNKSVADHLAAVKRKKEKMQAHN, from the coding sequence ATGAAAATAAATTCTAACTCCTCTACAAAACATTGTGCCGAAATTGGTAACAAGCTTATCTCTTTATTTCAAAAATATTCAATAAAAGAGGATCACTATTACACGGATATTTTAAAAAAACTTTTGCTTATAACCAATGAGTTGATTGACTCGATTAACCGGGGAGGTGTGCACAATGACAGGAAGGAGAAAGATGCAATACGCGACGCAGATGTACGTGCCGTGTTTTATGAAGTAATGGCCAGATGCAACCGAAGGCCAGGTGAAAATCAAAAAAAAGCTTTGCGGATAAAAAAGATATTGGATCGGTTTGGAATCGAGATTACTGAGTACACCTATATCAACGAAAGTGCGAACATTAACGCTATGTTAGTCGATTTAACGGCTCCTGAATTAGCCGAAGAAAGAGCTTCGATACCCGATTTAGACAAATTACTTGTGAACCTGCAAAGCTCGCAGTCCGATTTTGAATTGTCTAACCTGGAATTTATTGAAAATACGGTTGATCGGAAAAAAACAAAATCGGCAACAGCTCTGGCCAAAGATCTGAGAGAATTAATCAACAATGAACTTTCTGTTTATCTTCAATCAATGGCAAAGGCAAAACCAAGCCAGTACAAAGAATTTGCCGGATTGCTGACTACAATTATAGAGGACAATAACAAATCAGTAGCAGATCATTTGGCTGCAGTAAAGCGCAAAAAGGAAAAGATGCAGGCACATAATTGA